A part of Candidatus Omnitrophota bacterium genomic DNA contains:
- a CDS encoding patatin-like phospholipase family protein yields the protein MPKISSIFNRYAILKKIPVFEKLGWMELQRIARKSRLVDFKKGEIIRRQGDPPDAFYCLISGRVLAYKTGADGEKRDVDFIRRGMHFGIISLLTSESHSSTYEVVNDSVLLKIVKSDFLLILKSIPQLGVELSQSLSRRIHNQTVQDKAPFESKIISIYSPVKGSGCSTYAANLAFSLHRETKRKVILVHISSEAEREAAGEGTAPEAAPQWISAPVKLRDIIGDYERIIQSVGREDNGLDLMHVSIHPADTAIVHQISDFVTALVNNYRFVVVDLPSHMDEIVIKTLTQSDIVQLVTPVSYEHLKTTRQVIYKLEERLRENFQHLKIQVITSGLQQSDPLSGTDINQELDYPVFIKLPTLESSFLTERVAAKGLSILLPSSDTEYAQAVRRVARRIGGVLVGLVLGGGAALGVAHVGVLKVLEEEKIPIDIVVGSSMGALLGSFWAIGKSADELEALAREFEPGWRMWKLHHPILPIRGLVGGGAIARWLKKTLGDRTFFDTRVPLKIVAYDLAQRQELVIESGKIIDAVRKSIAIPGVIPPVQEDGRVIIDGGVLNPLPTNVLVQMGINRIIAVNVLQSPAHVIKGYELEQQLLQRNDRVRFLQSPGEFLSHRFQKGLAKIFTPNIADIIVRTLQATEYETAIRSAQAANVVIHPNLESVKWFELYRVDDLLKSGREAALNALNEIKALVKE from the coding sequence ATGCCCAAAATTTCTTCCATATTCAACCGGTACGCCATCCTGAAGAAGATCCCTGTTTTTGAGAAGCTGGGATGGATGGAGCTTCAGCGGATCGCCCGCAAGTCCCGGCTTGTCGATTTCAAAAAAGGCGAGATCATCCGCCGGCAGGGCGACCCCCCGGACGCTTTTTACTGTCTGATCTCCGGGCGCGTGCTCGCCTACAAGACAGGCGCCGATGGTGAGAAGCGGGACGTGGATTTCATCCGCCGCGGGATGCATTTCGGCATCATCTCCCTGCTGACCTCCGAGAGCCATTCGTCAACATACGAAGTCGTCAATGATTCGGTCTTGCTGAAGATCGTCAAAAGCGATTTTCTGCTCATCCTCAAATCCATCCCCCAGCTCGGCGTGGAGCTGAGCCAGAGCCTGTCCCGCCGGATCCATAACCAGACCGTTCAGGACAAGGCGCCGTTTGAGAGCAAGATCATTTCGATCTACAGCCCGGTCAAGGGCTCGGGGTGCTCAACGTACGCGGCGAACCTCGCGTTCAGCCTGCACAGGGAAACCAAACGCAAAGTCATCCTGGTGCACATCTCGTCCGAGGCGGAGAGAGAGGCGGCGGGCGAAGGGACGGCCCCCGAGGCCGCGCCGCAGTGGATATCCGCCCCGGTGAAGCTGCGCGATATCATCGGCGATTATGAGCGCATCATCCAGAGCGTGGGCCGGGAAGACAACGGCCTGGACCTGATGCACGTCTCGATCCATCCGGCAGATACCGCCATCGTCCACCAGATCAGCGATTTTGTGACCGCGCTGGTGAACAACTACCGTTTTGTCGTGGTCGATCTCCCGTCGCACATGGATGAGATCGTGATCAAGACCCTGACGCAGAGCGACATCGTCCAATTGGTCACGCCGGTGAGTTATGAGCATTTGAAAACGACCCGGCAGGTCATTTATAAACTCGAAGAGCGGCTCCGGGAGAATTTTCAACACCTGAAGATCCAGGTCATCACCAGCGGCCTTCAGCAAAGCGACCCCTTGTCCGGGACAGACATTAACCAGGAGCTGGATTACCCGGTTTTCATCAAACTGCCGACGCTGGAATCTTCGTTTTTGACGGAACGTGTCGCCGCCAAGGGGCTCTCGATCCTGCTGCCGTCTTCCGACACGGAATACGCCCAGGCCGTGCGGCGCGTGGCGAGGCGGATCGGCGGGGTGCTGGTGGGGCTCGTTCTGGGAGGAGGCGCGGCATTGGGCGTGGCCCACGTCGGAGTCCTGAAGGTCCTGGAGGAGGAAAAGATCCCGATCGACATCGTGGTGGGCAGCAGTATGGGGGCCCTTTTGGGAAGCTTCTGGGCGATTGGGAAAAGCGCGGATGAGCTGGAAGCTCTGGCGAGAGAATTTGAACCCGGGTGGCGGATGTGGAAACTCCATCATCCGATCCTTCCCATCCGGGGACTGGTCGGCGGCGGCGCGATCGCGCGCTGGCTGAAAAAGACCCTGGGCGACAGGACGTTTTTTGACACCCGGGTCCCGCTCAAGATCGTGGCTTACGATCTGGCCCAGCGGCAGGAGCTGGTGATCGAATCGGGAAAGATCATCGACGCTGTCCGCAAGAGCATCGCGATCCCGGGTGTCATCCCGCCGGTCCAGGAGGACGGACGGGTGATCATTGACGGGGGTGTTTTGAACCCCCTGCCCACGAATGTCCTCGTGCAGATGGGGATCAACCGGATCATCGCCGTCAACGTGCTGCAGTCGCCGGCGCATGTCATCAAAGGTTATGAGCTGGAGCAGCAGTTGCTCCAGAGGAATGACCGGGTCCGTTTTTTGCAATCGCCCGGAGAATTCCTCAGCCACCGTTTCCAGAAAGGGCTTGCCAAGATCTTTACCCCGAACATCGCGGACATCATCGTCCGGACCCTCCAGGCCACGGAATACGAAACCGCGATCCGAAGCGCCCAGGCCGCCAACGTGGTGATCCACCCCAATCTCGAGAGCGTGAAGTGGTTTGAGCTTTACAGGGTGGACGACCTGCTCAAGAGCGGGCGGGAGGCGGCGCTGAACGCCCTTAACGAGATCAAGGCCCTGGTCAAGGAATAG
- a CDS encoding CBS domain-containing protein, producing the protein MTHILNTPVENIMTDHPIKIKENVRVGMVAHLLLRYRINGVLVVGKNNQNRLVGIFTTTDMLGLLDEAFSRKGNLAENLKKVSDTSVGKVASRSVISVKATDKILKVLTVMHEKKVHTLPVFDRKELVGVISKHDLLDIVLR; encoded by the coding sequence ATGACACATATCCTCAACACTCCCGTCGAGAACATCATGACGGACCATCCTATCAAGATCAAAGAGAACGTGCGAGTGGGGATGGTCGCGCATCTGTTGCTGCGTTACCGGATCAACGGCGTGCTGGTGGTCGGCAAGAACAACCAGAACCGCCTGGTGGGCATCTTTACGACCACAGACATGCTTGGCCTCCTGGACGAGGCGTTTTCCCGAAAAGGCAACCTGGCCGAGAATTTGAAGAAAGTGTCCGACACGAGTGTGGGGAAGGTGGCCAGCCGCAGCGTCATCTCGGTTAAGGCCACCGACAAGATCCTCAAGGTCCTCACGGTCATGCACGAGAAAAAAGTTCATACCCTTCCTGTTTTTGACAGGAAAGAACTGGTCGGCGTGATCAGCAAGCACGACCTCCTCGACATCGTCCTCCGGTAA
- a CDS encoding transcriptional repressor: protein MKNTCLPRELLQRCGDKASRNRTLVLDVLTKSSGALSPVDILSLLRREHSFDKVTLYRTLDYLAKKEILRRIPTLRGAVLYEVACEKHNPRHVHFYCRDCGRMKCLLDHEINAVLGRIQKKYLKAGEEAELKVEGLCEKCERQHQRRKG, encoded by the coding sequence GTGAAGAATACCTGCCTTCCGAGAGAATTGCTGCAGCGATGCGGGGACAAGGCCAGCCGCAACCGGACCCTTGTCCTGGACGTCCTGACAAAATCTTCCGGCGCCCTTTCTCCGGTGGATATCCTGTCCCTCCTGCGCCGGGAACACTCCTTCGACAAGGTCACCCTTTATCGGACGCTCGATTATTTGGCCAAAAAGGAAATCCTGCGACGCATCCCCACGCTGCGCGGCGCCGTCCTTTATGAAGTTGCCTGCGAGAAGCATAATCCCCGGCATGTGCACTTTTATTGCCGGGATTGCGGCAGAATGAAGTGCTTGTTAGACCATGAGATCAACGCCGTTCTGGGCCGGATTCAGAAAAAATACCTGAAGGCCGGGGAAGAGGCCGAGCTGAAAGTCGAAGGGCTTTGCGAAAAATGCGAACGTCAACATCAAAGGAGAAAGGGATGA
- the cobA gene encoding uroporphyrinogen-III C-methyltransferase, giving the protein MNGPSKKLRVGSRGSRLALVQVKEIFDLLKMAGRETAYELKVCDTRGDKDKVTSLTTNPADDFFTDALDQALLSGEIDVAVHSAKDLPKDLRPGLAIYALTEPIDSRDAFVGACKFADLKPGARIGTSSLARQQGIHALNPSLKIVDLRGTIEERLRQIDEGKLDGIIVAACALKRLGLAGRITDILPFDAAPLQGQLAVTGRKGEKDLESVFGLLDVRKKFGTVTLVGAGPGDPELITLKAVAALQQADCVFYDFLVHPSLMEYAPQAEKFFVGKRKGVHTIPQDEISRRLKDKAMAGKVVVRLKGGDPLIFARGAEEIEYLRSFHINVSVVPGITSATGIPSSLGIPLTARGLSTSVAFVRGHSEEEYAPPESLSVPKADTLVFLMGLTRLGLIVRSLLQAGWKEKTPMVIVSKGTRVEERIVHGTLATIESEAAKAQPEPPALMVVGEVVKFWTPGAEKDENILYLGTNPDKYRSLGRVIHHPMIEISAAEMTPGFEKNFRDLDSYDMILFTSRFAVRHFFRILQEKKIAREIVQRKDVAAVGRDTALALVPFGIRPSLVADEETSEGMLKALEKNFALEGKRILFPRSSLPNPYLREGLTRLGSRVDEVTVYRNTKPAKRPLPQVPIQKIVFTSPSTVRNFLEDHGPVPPDWQILGKGPRTLEALKKEGYTNGIVVVE; this is encoded by the coding sequence ATGAACGGGCCATCAAAGAAATTGCGTGTCGGGTCCCGGGGAAGCCGCCTGGCGCTTGTCCAGGTGAAGGAGATTTTTGATCTCCTGAAAATGGCGGGCCGGGAAACCGCTTATGAATTGAAGGTCTGCGACACGCGGGGAGACAAGGACAAGGTCACGTCTCTGACGACAAATCCGGCGGACGATTTTTTTACCGACGCCCTGGACCAGGCCCTGTTGAGCGGCGAGATCGACGTTGCCGTTCACAGCGCCAAAGATCTCCCGAAGGACCTGAGGCCGGGGCTGGCCATTTACGCCCTGACGGAGCCCATCGATTCTCGCGATGCGTTTGTCGGCGCGTGCAAATTCGCGGATTTAAAGCCCGGCGCAAGGATCGGCACCAGCAGCCTTGCGCGCCAGCAAGGTATCCACGCCCTGAATCCATCCCTGAAAATCGTCGACCTCCGCGGGACCATCGAGGAGCGACTGCGCCAGATTGACGAGGGAAAGCTGGATGGGATCATCGTCGCGGCCTGCGCCTTGAAACGGCTGGGGCTGGCGGGCCGGATCACGGACATCCTGCCGTTTGACGCGGCCCCTTTGCAGGGACAGCTTGCGGTCACCGGCCGCAAGGGAGAGAAAGATCTGGAATCCGTCTTTGGCCTCTTGGACGTTCGCAAAAAATTTGGCACGGTCACTCTGGTCGGCGCAGGCCCGGGCGATCCGGAGCTGATAACGCTCAAGGCCGTGGCCGCGCTTCAGCAGGCGGACTGCGTCTTTTACGATTTTCTTGTCCACCCGAGTCTCATGGAATACGCTCCGCAGGCCGAAAAATTTTTTGTCGGAAAAAGAAAGGGAGTGCACACGATCCCGCAGGATGAAATTTCGCGACGGTTGAAAGACAAAGCCATGGCCGGCAAGGTGGTTGTGCGGCTCAAAGGCGGAGATCCTCTGATCTTCGCGCGCGGCGCGGAAGAGATTGAATACCTGAGGTCTTTTCATATCAACGTTTCTGTGGTTCCCGGGATCACCTCCGCGACCGGCATCCCGTCCAGTCTCGGCATCCCCCTGACGGCGCGGGGGCTTTCCACATCCGTGGCGTTTGTCCGCGGTCATTCCGAGGAAGAGTATGCCCCCCCGGAGTCTCTTTCCGTCCCCAAAGCGGACACGCTTGTGTTTTTGATGGGGTTGACCCGTCTGGGGCTCATTGTCCGTTCTTTGTTGCAGGCCGGGTGGAAAGAGAAAACGCCGATGGTCATTGTTTCCAAAGGGACCCGGGTCGAGGAGAGGATCGTTCATGGCACGCTGGCCACGATCGAGAGCGAGGCCGCCAAGGCCCAGCCAGAACCTCCGGCGCTGATGGTGGTGGGGGAGGTTGTCAAATTCTGGACACCGGGAGCGGAGAAAGACGAGAACATCCTTTACTTGGGCACGAATCCGGACAAGTACAGGTCTCTGGGACGCGTCATTCACCACCCGATGATAGAGATCTCCGCGGCCGAGATGACGCCGGGATTCGAGAAAAATTTCCGCGACCTGGACAGCTATGACATGATCTTGTTCACCAGCCGTTTTGCCGTCCGGCATTTTTTCAGGATTTTGCAGGAAAAGAAGATCGCCCGGGAAATCGTTCAGCGCAAGGACGTGGCCGCGGTCGGCCGCGACACGGCCCTGGCCCTGGTGCCATTTGGCATCAGGCCGTCCCTGGTGGCTGATGAGGAGACGAGCGAGGGCATGCTGAAGGCTTTGGAAAAGAACTTCGCGCTGGAGGGCAAACGCATCCTGTTTCCCAGGTCCTCACTCCCGAACCCTTATTTAAGGGAAGGGCTGACCCGCTTGGGCAGCCGTGTGGATGAGGTGACGGTTTACCGGAACACCAAGCCCGCGAAACGGCCTTTGCCGCAGGTTCCGATCCAGAAAATTGTCTTCACCAGCCCTTCCACGGTGCGCAATTTCCTTGAAGACCACGGGCCGGTCCCTCCGGACTGGCAGATCCTTGGCAAGGGGCCCAGGACCCTGGAGGCCCTGAAAAAGGAAGGATACACAAACGGGATCGTCGTGGTAGAATAA
- the hemB gene encoding porphobilinogen synthase yields the protein MQNRFRKLRSSKAIRELVREVRLSKDGLVQPFFLVEGKGQKQPIPSMPGIYRYSADLIVPAVERFVKAGGKSGLFFGITDKKDARASGSYDPSGVVQRGIRAIKKHFPEFVVVTDVCLCAYTDHGHCGIIHNKKIDNDKSLPVLARMAVSHAEAGADIVAPSDMMDFRVGAIREGLEKNGFHDTILLSYAVKYASSFYGPFREAAHSAPGFGDRKTYQMDFANLRESLKEASQDVAEGADIVMVKPALAYLDVISLLRRKLTVPIAAYHVSGEYSMIKAAAKNQWIEEKDVVIESLTAIKRAGADVIITYYAEDALKWI from the coding sequence ATGCAGAACCGTTTCCGAAAATTACGATCAAGCAAGGCCATCCGTGAATTGGTCCGGGAAGTCCGGCTGTCCAAGGACGGGCTGGTCCAGCCGTTTTTTCTTGTGGAGGGAAAGGGGCAGAAGCAGCCCATTCCGTCCATGCCGGGCATTTACCGCTATTCCGCGGACCTGATTGTGCCGGCGGTGGAAAGGTTCGTGAAGGCCGGCGGCAAATCCGGATTGTTTTTTGGGATCACGGACAAGAAAGACGCCCGGGCCAGCGGGTCGTATGATCCCAGCGGCGTTGTCCAGCGCGGGATCCGGGCGATCAAGAAGCATTTCCCGGAATTCGTGGTCGTCACCGACGTTTGCCTGTGCGCCTATACGGATCACGGACATTGCGGGATCATTCACAATAAAAAAATCGACAATGACAAGAGCCTTCCTGTCCTGGCCAGGATGGCGGTCTCGCACGCCGAGGCCGGGGCCGACATCGTGGCGCCGTCGGACATGATGGATTTCCGCGTCGGGGCCATCCGGGAGGGGCTTGAGAAAAACGGGTTTCACGACACGATCCTTTTGTCCTACGCGGTCAAATACGCGTCGTCCTTTTACGGCCCGTTCCGCGAGGCCGCCCACAGCGCTCCGGGGTTCGGAGACCGCAAAACTTATCAGATGGATTTTGCGAACCTTCGCGAATCCCTGAAAGAGGCGAGCCAGGACGTGGCTGAAGGCGCCGACATCGTGATGGTCAAACCGGCCCTGGCATACCTGGACGTGATCAGCCTGTTGCGCCGGAAACTGACCGTGCCGATCGCCGCCTACCATGTGAGCGGGGAATATTCCATGATCAAGGCCGCGGCCAAGAACCAGTGGATCGAGGAAAAGGACGTGGTCATCGAAAGTCTCACCGCGATCAAACGCGCCGGGGCCGATGTTATCATCACTTATTACGCCGAGGATGCCCTGAAATGGATTTGA
- the hemL gene encoding glutamate-1-semialdehyde 2,1-aminomutase, with protein sequence MDLKRSEELFKQAREVMVGGVNSPVRSFLGVGGNPLVMKYGKGVILVDEDQKEYTDYCLSWGALILGHAHRNVVLAAKKTAESGISFGTTTKSEIDLARFITRAVPSIEMIRFVNSGTEATMSAIRLARGFTGRPMIVKFDGCYHGHSDDLLTTAGSGVAGLPESSSNGIPQKHIENTLSLPYNNAEILARTLELHKDQIACVIIEPVAGNMGTIVPDAGFLKILRELTTKYGILLIFDEIITGFRFRPGCVQDEFGIAPDLTCLGKIIGGGFPVGAYGGRKDIMSRLSPLGDVYQAGTFAGAPVVMRAGMATLKLLSKEFYQTLNERSRQFAESANLFFEQNNLEARLSHYGPMMSLRFSLKPVNDYKSAQAASNGKEYARVFHHLLKAGIYWPPADLETFFISGLHKKKDLDTLLEELKAFFLPERQAPVTRKELDKCSR encoded by the coding sequence ATGGATTTGAAGCGTTCCGAGGAATTGTTCAAGCAGGCCCGCGAGGTCATGGTCGGCGGGGTCAACAGCCCGGTCCGGTCTTTCCTCGGTGTGGGGGGGAACCCCCTGGTCATGAAATACGGCAAGGGCGTGATCCTCGTTGACGAGGACCAGAAGGAATACACCGATTACTGCCTGTCCTGGGGCGCGCTAATCCTCGGGCACGCGCACCGCAACGTTGTCCTGGCGGCCAAGAAAACCGCGGAATCCGGGATCAGCTTCGGCACCACGACCAAGTCCGAGATCGACTTGGCCCGTTTTATCACCCGGGCTGTGCCGTCGATCGAGATGATCCGGTTCGTGAACTCCGGCACCGAGGCGACCATGAGCGCCATCCGCCTGGCCCGGGGTTTTACCGGCCGGCCGATGATCGTCAAGTTTGACGGATGTTATCACGGCCATAGCGACGATCTTTTAACCACGGCAGGATCCGGTGTGGCCGGCCTGCCGGAGTCGTCCAGCAACGGCATCCCCCAGAAACACATCGAAAATACGCTCAGTCTTCCCTATAATAATGCGGAAATTCTGGCTAGGACTTTGGAACTACATAAGGATCAAATTGCCTGCGTCATCATCGAGCCGGTCGCCGGGAACATGGGGACGATTGTTCCGGACGCCGGGTTTTTGAAGATATTGAGGGAATTGACGACAAAATACGGGATCCTTCTGATCTTTGACGAGATCATTACGGGTTTCCGTTTCCGGCCGGGATGCGTTCAGGACGAATTCGGGATTGCCCCGGACCTCACCTGCCTGGGAAAGATCATCGGCGGCGGTTTTCCCGTGGGCGCCTACGGCGGCCGCAAGGACATCATGAGCCGTTTGTCTCCCTTGGGGGATGTTTACCAGGCCGGGACCTTTGCCGGCGCGCCGGTCGTGATGAGGGCCGGGATGGCGACCTTAAAGCTTTTGAGCAAGGAGTTCTATCAGACGCTCAACGAGCGCAGCCGTCAATTCGCCGAATCCGCGAATCTGTTTTTTGAGCAAAACAACCTGGAGGCCAGGCTGTCGCATTACGGTCCCATGATGAGTCTGCGGTTTTCTTTAAAACCGGTGAACGATTACAAATCCGCTCAAGCCGCGTCCAATGGGAAAGAATACGCCCGGGTGTTCCATCATCTGCTCAAAGCCGGCATTTACTGGCCTCCGGCGGACCTGGAGACATTTTTCATCTCGGGCTTGCATAAGAAGAAGGATTTAGATACTTTATTAGAGGAGTTGAAAGCATTTTTCCTGCCCGAAAGGCAGGCGCCCGTCACTCGAAAGGAGCTGGACAAATGTTCAAGATGA
- a CDS encoding DUF3568 family protein has product MFKMMKNSFMPMLLVGCLMSAAGCVPLILGAAAGAGGYAYVRGILVKQYEVPADQVHKAGLQGLKSLNLDIKYDKGDRLSAKIRSEFSDGKDIKIDINAITEKSAQMKIRVGMIGDKLRSEMVLTAIEKYL; this is encoded by the coding sequence ATGTTCAAGATGATGAAGAATTCTTTCATGCCGATGCTGCTTGTGGGGTGCTTGATGAGCGCGGCCGGATGCGTTCCCCTTATTCTGGGAGCGGCGGCCGGGGCCGGCGGATACGCTTACGTCCGGGGGATCCTGGTCAAGCAATACGAAGTTCCCGCCGATCAAGTCCATAAAGCCGGCCTGCAGGGCCTCAAGAGCCTGAATCTGGACATCAAATATGACAAGGGCGACCGGCTTTCCGCCAAGATCCGGTCTGAATTTTCCGATGGGAAGGATATCAAGATTGACATCAACGCGATCACCGAGAAATCCGCGCAGATGAAGATCCGCGTGGGCATGATCGGCGATAAATTGCGTTCGGAAATGGTCCTGACCGCCATCGAGAAATATCTCTAA
- a CDS encoding TVP38/TMEM64 family protein yields MITFLRAMVFVLSLASGALADAQSVPSAPAAQADLYSAESSSQESSKLQRLQEIKEAVLRFGPWALAVYILLYAANTVSIFPPIVFMSLSAGFIFGVFWGAVGIMAGSFLGTSLTFLISRLIGRRFVEKLARGKGRDFEDQLNKNGFAAILFIRLIPLIPWEIVNYVSGLSKIRYRDYVFGTLIGIFPAVLVQTFFSDQVSSFRWNNPWLWAALAGFLLLGSAATIYLKVQSARTKRKELPGGGSHVNA; encoded by the coding sequence ATGATCACCTTTTTGCGGGCCATGGTTTTCGTCCTGAGCCTGGCGTCCGGAGCGCTGGCTGATGCCCAGTCTGTGCCGTCCGCGCCGGCTGCGCAAGCGGATCTCTATTCTGCGGAATCTTCCTCTCAGGAAAGCAGCAAACTTCAGCGCCTTCAGGAAATCAAGGAAGCCGTCCTCCGGTTCGGCCCTTGGGCGCTGGCCGTCTACATCCTCTTGTACGCCGCCAATACCGTCAGCATTTTTCCTCCGATCGTCTTCATGTCCCTGTCCGCCGGTTTTATTTTCGGGGTTTTCTGGGGGGCTGTCGGGATCATGGCGGGATCTTTCCTAGGGACGAGCCTGACCTTCCTGATCAGCCGTTTGATCGGGCGCAGGTTTGTGGAAAAACTGGCCCGCGGCAAGGGCAGGGATTTTGAGGACCAGCTGAATAAAAACGGGTTCGCCGCGATTCTATTCATACGCTTGATCCCTTTGATCCCCTGGGAGATCGTCAATTATGTTTCAGGGCTGTCCAAGATCCGTTACCGGGATTATGTCTTTGGGACGCTGATCGGCATCTTCCCGGCGGTCCTGGTCCAGACGTTTTTTTCCGACCAGGTGTCCAGCTTCCGCTGGAATAATCCCTGGCTTTGGGCGGCCTTGGCGGGATTTCTTTTGCTGGGGTCAGCCGCCACCATTTATTTGAAGGTCCAGTCCGCGAGGACGAAAAGAAAAGAACTTCCGGGAGGAGGATCCCATGTCAACGCTTGA
- a CDS encoding methyltransferase domain-containing protein — MSTLESRVVRGKVAEYYGRVLKSRKDLKTSACCSLEKLPAYVQEPLKLIEDEIQNKYYGCGTPFPFVIKGMKVLDLGCGTGRDCFVLSCLAGQEGEVVGVDMTDEQLEIANRYLPVQMRKFGYARPNTAFKKGYIEDLRGIGLPDNHFDIVVSNCVVNLSPDKDAVLREVYRVLKKGGEFFFSDVYCDRRLPAWAKEDPVLLGECLGGALYWKDFERLAKKAGFRDPRVFVSSKIGLFDPETIAKVGFANFQSRTYRLFKIPELEDACEDYGQTAVYQGTVQETPFRFILDDHHVFEAGKPMLVCANTADMLLKTRFRDHFQVAGDLSRHFGLFKACGNPSLADTESPSQGGCC; from the coding sequence ATGTCAACGCTTGAAAGCCGCGTTGTCCGCGGCAAAGTCGCGGAATATTACGGCCGGGTTTTGAAATCCAGGAAAGATTTGAAGACCAGCGCCTGCTGCAGTCTGGAAAAACTGCCGGCCTACGTGCAGGAACCGCTCAAACTCATTGAAGACGAAATTCAGAACAAATACTACGGCTGCGGAACGCCGTTTCCCTTTGTGATAAAGGGCATGAAGGTCCTGGACCTGGGCTGCGGCACGGGCCGGGACTGTTTTGTCTTGTCCTGTCTGGCCGGGCAGGAGGGCGAGGTCGTCGGCGTGGACATGACGGACGAGCAGCTGGAGATCGCCAACCGCTATCTGCCGGTCCAGATGCGGAAATTCGGGTATGCCCGGCCCAACACGGCTTTTAAGAAAGGGTATATCGAGGACCTGCGGGGCATCGGCCTGCCGGACAATCATTTCGATATCGTTGTTTCCAACTGTGTGGTGAATCTGTCCCCGGACAAGGATGCGGTGCTGCGCGAAGTTTACCGCGTGCTGAAGAAGGGGGGGGAGTTTTTCTTCTCCGACGTTTATTGCGACCGCCGGCTTCCGGCCTGGGCCAAGGAAGATCCGGTCCTTCTGGGGGAATGCCTTGGCGGCGCGTTGTACTGGAAAGATTTTGAGCGGCTCGCGAAAAAGGCCGGGTTTCGTGACCCGAGGGTTTTTGTTTCGTCCAAGATCGGCCTGTTCGACCCGGAAACGATCGCGAAAGTCGGGTTTGCCAATTTCCAATCCAGGACGTATCGTTTGTTCAAGATCCCTGAACTGGAAGACGCCTGCGAGGACTACGGGCAGACAGCCGTGTATCAGGGCACTGTCCAAGAAACCCCTTTCCGCTTTATTCTGGATGACCACCATGTCTTTGAGGCCGGGAAACCGATGCTCGTCTGCGCCAACACGGCGGACATGCTGCTGAAGACGCGTTTCCGGGACCATTTCCAGGTGGCCGGCGATTTGTCGCGGCATTTCGGGCTCTTCAAAGCCTGCGGCAACCCTTCGCTTGCTGACACGGAAAGTCCTTCGCAGGGGGGATGTTGCTGA
- a CDS encoding TIGR04283 family arsenosugar biosynthesis glycosyltransferase, with the protein MLDIIVPVYNEEKVLLGRSQYFSRLGRECSLIFVDGESTDRTVDVAAGYGRVIRSRRGRGAQKNVGAEAALADHLFFLHVDTDVSLETLRKVRQAFDGGAEAGCLTMRIDRRGAAFSFFEWLVNVRAKRLGIIDGDLGMFLTRDVWRRAGGFDPVPIMEDIFFSRKLRRIAKPVVLEDFILVSARRWSEEGFWRTLLRYGQTYWNSGRNPVSFGIR; encoded by the coding sequence GTGCTTGACATCATTGTCCCCGTTTATAATGAGGAAAAAGTTTTGCTGGGCCGTTCACAATATTTTTCCCGGCTCGGCAGGGAATGCTCTTTGATTTTTGTGGATGGAGAGAGTACGGACCGCACGGTGGATGTGGCGGCGGGATACGGCCGGGTCATCCGCAGCCGGCGGGGCCGGGGAGCCCAGAAGAACGTCGGCGCCGAGGCCGCGCTGGCCGATCATCTTTTTTTTCTTCACGTTGACACGGATGTGTCCCTGGAAACTTTGAGGAAGGTCCGGCAGGCCTTTGACGGCGGGGCCGAGGCCGGATGTTTGACCATGAGGATCGACCGGCGCGGGGCCGCATTTTCTTTTTTTGAATGGCTTGTGAATGTCCGGGCGAAGCGCCTCGGTATTATCGACGGGGATTTGGGGATGTTTCTCACCAGGGACGTCTGGCGCCGGGCCGGCGGATTCGATCCTGTGCCGATCATGGAAGATATCTTCTTTTCGCGAAAATTGAGACGGATCGCCAAGCCCGTTGTTCTGGAGGATTTCATTCTTGTGTCCGCCCGCCGGTGGTCTGAAGAGGGATTCTGGAGAACACTGCTCCGGTATGGGCAAACTTACTGGAACTCTGGACGAAATCCGGTGTCTTTCGGGATCAGGTAA